A portion of the Parasteatoda tepidariorum isolate YZ-2023 chromosome 5, CAS_Ptep_4.0, whole genome shotgun sequence genome contains these proteins:
- the LOC122270154 gene encoding uncharacterized protein, with protein MNTVNKINLKFLCDLNNNGKKAVIDWCMNEGLISNRYKCPVCGKDISLVERKDRSDGFEWVCRVKGSNAHHIKRSIREGSWFEECHLIMIDILIFTWMWVHEANSEMITTELNINNDKTITDWKNFCRDFCVDICTRKREMIGGPGIIAEIDESKFGKRKYNRGKRVDGKWVFGGVERESRRCFFEVAPDRTKKTLLSIIEQNILPGTTIMSDCWKSYDCLAGSGFVHLSVNHSETFRDPETGAHTNKMEGLWAVIKGDFRKKCHPLR; from the coding sequence atgaatactgtCAATAAGATAAATCTTAAGTTTCTGTGCGATTTGaataacaatggaaaaaaagCAGTGATTGACTGGTGTATGAATGAAGGTTTAATTAGCAATAGATATAAATGTCCTGTTTGTGGGAAAGATATCTCTCTGGTTGAACGTAAAGATCGATCAGATGGCTTTGAATGGGTTTGTCGTGTGAAAGGTTCAAATGCTCACCACATAAAACGATCTATTAGAGAGGGATCGTGGTTTGAGGAGTGTCATTTGATtatgattgatattttaatttttacttggaTGTGGGTGCATGAAGCTAATAGCGAAATGATTACAACGGAACTCAATATTAACAATGACAAAACTATAACGGATTGGAAGAATTTTTGTAGGGATTTCTGTGTGGATATATGTACAAGAAAGCGTGAAATGATTGGGGGACCTGGCATTATTGCAGAAATAGACGAAAGTAAATTTGGGAAACGAAAATACAATAGGGGTAAACGGGTGGATGGAAAGTGGGTGTTTGGTGGTGTTGAAAGAGAGAGTAGAAGGTGCTTTTTTGAAGTTGCTCCAGATCgcacaaaaaaaactttgttgagtataattgaacaaaatatcTTACCCGGAACAACGATAATGTCCGATTGCTGGAAGTCGTACGACTGTCTTGCGGGAAGCGGGTTCGTGCACTTATCAGTAAACCACTCTGAGACATTTAGGGATCCGGAAACCGGGGCCCATACCAATAAGATGGAAGGTCTGTGGGCAGTTATTAAAGGagacttcagaaaaaaatgtcacccCCTCCGGTAA
- the LOC107441169 gene encoding uncharacterized protein — MKPTIWVLIDIARCSVTIFNSAIAILFICGLLHERVFPEVFDYMAPNSFVTWSDHSWLIHSINYESCNNIWDAYVKYECLESTFIIDDSEIFSVVSELTPLSSTIYLLIERSCRILAPTIIRLSAIFVFISIVCVFGTIAKILTALRLNFRNTKSLWMKLKIHLKDEKKLGSNQESSRFSLNAFFASKYAYYIDGMFLVFVLTSLISLKLNWGREICQSAFCLFKPSGLRNTIFKSLESNGGSWTESIFFENSNMSQNSIQFRVKSLVIVIASFIMTSSVYVIASDFILMVLNIPRIIFSCLTKTGNFISHWRQKREVVIPDK; from the exons ATGAAGCCGACAATATGGGTATTGATTGATATTGCAAGGTGTTCGGTGACTATTTTTAACTCAG CGATTGCCATTTTGTTCATTTGTGGCTTACTGCATGAGAGGGTATTTCCAGAAGTTTTTGACTACATGGCCCCAAACTCATTTGTAACTTGGTCGGATCATTCCTGGTTGATACATAGCATCAATTATGAGTCTTGCAACAACATTTGGGATGCATATGTCAAATATGAGTGCTTGGAATCTACATTTATTATTGATGATTCTGAAATATTCTCCGTAGTGTCAGAATTAACTCCATTATCAAGTACCATCTATCTTTTAATTGAGCGATCGTGTAGGATATTAGCTCCAACAATTATTCGACTAAgtgcaatatttgttttcatttcaattgtGTGTGTTTTTGGAACCATTGCAAAG atCCTTACAGCATTGCGATTGAATTTCCGCAATACGAAATCATTGTGgatgaaactaaaaattcatttgaaagacGAAAAAAAACTAGGATCCAATCAAGAAAGCTCAAGATTTTCATTAAACG cattttttgcatcgaaatatgcttattacaTTGATGGAATGTTTTTGGTTTTTGTATTGACTTCTCTAATTTCATTGAAGCTAAACTGgg gCAGAGAAATCTGTCAAAGTGCTTTTTGTCTTTTCAAACCCAGTGGATTACGAAACACGATATTTAAGTCTTTAGAAAGCAATGGAGGAAGTTGGacagaatcaatttttttcgagAACAGTAACATGTCACAGAACTCAATACAGTTTAGAGTAAAATCTTTAGTCATTGTCATTGCTTCCTTCATCATGACATCTAGTGTCTATGTCATTGCAAGTGATTTTATATTGATG GTCTTGAACATTCCTcgtattatattttcttgtctCACTAAAACAG gaaactTCATCAGTCACTGGCGTCAAAAAAGAGAAGTAGTAATACCGGATAAATGA